A segment of the Caloenas nicobarica isolate bCalNic1 chromosome 12, bCalNic1.hap1, whole genome shotgun sequence genome:
ttgtcCCCCCATGGAttgacactgaatgagtagttcagaagtccatgtttgtattgtacagatgagatgtaagcacgcacatcatgtacatgaggtgacaTGAACACAAGTGAGCACTAACACTATCAACTATTCCTTGGTGTTCCATGgaggcctgtggcacagacaaggtcttgaggtcacttcatattgggaggaacaTCCTGTGGGAAATCACCTGagtgcagcactgggatgtgcttccttgaactggggtccctgtgtccattcctcatgacgtgggacatctcagatgagtgcagagcagggtgacacaccacagggctgaggtgcctcccatcctttgggaatggcaacaggaggccagagagacactgtgactcctgcctctgtgtgtaaaagggacagactctgtctctgaacatccctgggtgcataaggagtccatgaagccagctcagatgtggatgCCTGACggaacctgacatttctgtgtgtgactccaggaacaaaccccactggatcagtgagattgatctcagctgccttggacaggctcattgcaagtgctccagtctgctacatcacccttgcctgtgattccggattgtgctctcaaaagtgccgtagaaaccagaatggatctggggtccttagaaaatgcagacctcaaacccatcttcaagaagagcacaaacaggaaGTGGGAGAATTACAAGCCAGCCACCCTATCCCCCTTcctgggaaagggatgggacacgtcttcctgcagccatttccaggaatgtgaagAACAAGGAAGGGATAGCTGAACAcaaatggacaggggaaagaaagccATGTTGTGTGCAGGGCATtcacaaggcctcagacatggtgtccttctgggcagggtggtgctgatggggcttaagaagtggatgctgggtgaatccaccacacaggctgtggatgttgtgtacttggacttcagtaaagcctttgacaccgtatcccacagcatctcctggagaagctgcagctcatggcctggatggtgtatctgcgatggataaagaactggccgGAGtgccgggcccaaagagttatGGTcaacagagccaaatccagttggcggcaggtcacgagtggtgtccccagggcccacTATatgggccagttctgtttaatctctttatcaatgacctggatgagggGAATGAGTGCActcttagtaagtttgcagatgacaccaaattgggtgggagtgttgatctgctggagggtgggaaggccatacagagggatctggacttGATGAAATGATGGGCTGAGAGcaattgtatgaggttgctGACCAagatgtcatatggtgtggaatatctctttggtcaattggggtcagctgtcccggcttggtcccctcccagcctttaGCGACATCCAGCCTCCTTGTTGTTGGGGCAGACTGAGAAGCACagaaggccttgaggctgtgccagtactgctcagcaataactaaaatgtCAGTGTGTTCTTGAAGGTGTTTTGGCCACCAAGGccaagcacagcacagcagggaaaGAGTGTTGATGTGCTGGAGGATAGGAAGGTCATATAGAGCGATCTGGACAAGTGGGAaagatgggctgaggccaattgtctgaggttcaacaaggccaagtccAGGGTCCTGCGCTTcggtcacaacaaccccatgaaggctccaggctcagggaagagtggctggaaagctgcccggCAGAAAGAGATCTGcgggtgttgattgacagcagctgaacaggagccagcgtgtgcccaggtggccaaaaaggccaccagcatcctgacgTCCACTAAGAATAGCACAGCCAGCAGTATCAGGGCAGTGACCttcccctgtactgggcactggtgaggccaaacctcgaatcctcTGTTCAGCTCTGGCCCCCTCACAaaaggaaagaccttgaggtgccagagcaagttcagagaagggcagaagAGACGGTGAGGGTCTGAAGAACAaatcttatgaggagcggctgagggacctgaggccgtttagcctgaaaaaaaagagaccaccCTGTTCTCAACCCCTTGATAAAAgaatcaaggaacagacaaatcattgtcacattgggcctgccagcagcaccttgttattcctagagatcagtgacacgtctgcccaagtacctcagggacagcagagatgccactgacaaaacacacgtttccttccaggtctgtcattcccagccctgtttctctctggccttggggacagcagggcttgctcactctcctgttgcccaatttcagccctaactttccatctgccaaccactgtgacattgctctgctctgaagtcaaacctttgcacacatggggacctggattcttgataccaaccagatttcccgaGGACtatcagagcttggccgggtgctacacctgaggtgccacagcccaactgtgcactgatgccctcagccaagggcacagccaggacaagctgcagcctgtgctgtttgacatccatggagtcaccgccaagGCGTagtgggacaagtcacacagcttggggtgctgcaatgggtGGGTataggcttttcaggagagacgggctggaagggtcagcagtgggattccctcaaagtgaagaagttgcttggatggATGGAGGTCCTTTACGTGGATCGTgacaagatgggttttcccttgtgagtgagggcagcaatgacaaagccctgggactgtgggggcacatggccatgccccccaacaatctggtgccaccaaAAGCGGAGcgcagcagtcagggagaggcaccaggataaggaggaaaagaacagcactgaaagactgagCTAGGGaaactggaaattatttcctttttcttgaataaactcttgatggaaccctgctactgctgccattttagtggcctcttTCAGGGCTCAGGAGACTCCTGGAGGCCGGGGCCCCTTATCTTtagggggcactgggggctctccgggcgagtggtccctgccctggccagaAGTGGGTGGACTGCGACTGCAGCAATCCAGGGAAAGTCCAGACCTagagaaactttggggttccaCTATCAGGAATCTCctaagttttaaaaggagaagcgGCCAGCTttgtatcagggcaggaaaataaccccatccatcatGAAGGTTCAGGACCAGACACAttgagcagtgaccctgaggagaagggcctgggcactacaaggaccgccacacaagcccgtgctgcacgctcaccatgaacaagaCAGCTGCACATGGGGCTGTGTTAGGAGGAGCATGGGGACCCAGACATCTGGAGTTCTCATCGATTcagttcagcactggtgtgaccccacacacacgggtgtgtgccagtgtgcggctcccagtttggagaagcagtgATGAACTGaagagtgtagggctctgccaaggcagagttcaggaccttgtgcacatggtgtgggatgctgagggacatgggctgctttggccccgcagtgctggggaggctgcagcagtgtaggaatagcctgagagtgcttgaaggcTGGTTTCAGAggtggtggaggttttcttcatcatgggaaagagcatgagaaagaaataatggcatacagtgcagctggggaggtccaggctggacatgaggagaaaggaatgtgagtggaagggcagtgctgtggtggagcaggtcacccagagggagtctgcatcagcccaaggttttgtgcttcaaggaacagctggggaggatggagagagatcagcaaagaaggaagatgctcagacaagagtaaggtggggcagcaggggggatgtctccagcctgcagtaAAAGAGGCGCAGGTGATGCCACACCATTGGACAGCCTGTCGTTGAGATGtccaagggatgtaaagaggctaAAAGCCCCCAAAAGACATGAggtccttctccccttagctatggctgttgtctccagctctgatgcctgtgaggagacaccttgtccttacagcacaggggcctcatggcctccttgtccccagccaggaacctaggaggtgttggaccatagttctgcacttggccttgcacagcctgatatcacactgtcccaggaagagccctgggcaatgtgggagggacaggatctgccttcccagggttgggggtcaaggcttggccctttggttaatgaaacacatccaggttaactgatcatcagagagaccttcaccctgattttcctgacctgtcatctctgcctccaggtTTCTTCTCTAGCCAGACCCTGCGGTcatttcctcagtagtgttcctcagtgggacccattaacattacaagaaacttcgGAGTAcgaatctgacttggacttcttgagaggttgCTTCAACTTCCTCTAGGGTCTGAGGTTCACGGACTCAGtgccaaacccaccagaggggtcattaaagtgccttgggctgctcctgtgctacCGAGGTGAGCTGGGcccctgggacagagggaactcatggcaagcagcagcactgcagagacagctctgcccaggagcagctcctctgcaaagcacagcagggctaagggctctgcctgggaatctcagggagacgagcaaggcagagagagattaaaggtggtcaggactgggaggatgactgagacCTCACTGGAGGAGGAATCATTGCagccatggtaagtctctgggtgcagggcaattAAGCagtagctcctggaggcatctctaAAGTTAGCACAGGAAGAGCTTGAGAGATCTGTAAGGAGGCGGCTCTTGTcagcaattttgaacagctgtgaagctgggtgagcacccaggggtgcccagggctgtcctgcagaggagggtccctgcaccccagggctgtgtcgGGGCAGAGACCCTCCCGattgccagggtcagcgctcagcctgcccggggagatccccatggtgctgtggggagaagctgtggggggaaggaacaacccctatcagggcaggaaagctgcttctgatgtggagaggatgctgtgtgggtcagggctgctcacagctccaggtGACCCCCAGGACTTTTCCAAAGAAatgcctcaaagagaagatcaatgcaaggattaccagacagatagagagcttttctgagcctttcttttctgtttcctatccgatggggtggggggtgcaggaaaggagaaaaggaaaatgagctctcatgcttgaACAAGCCACTGAGAATCCTGAGCTGaaactcagagtcatcagtacatctgccagaagcctcataacatcccttcacctgctgctctgcctaCGCACAGCACCaacatcacatctgctgaacccgtcagccttagtctgacctgtcctgttttccaacccGCAAACAgaaagatgcccccaggcagtgccctgtgaacaggcaggatctgtagggccagggtgagggcacagagggtgggatggtctgtgagcactgacagggaagacacatggacagggaaacaccttcCAGGGGGAGAATCTGCAGGAAGgagggaaatgatcagaaatgagaggtaaCTAAACCCTGAATTGTTATGAGagggggaacacagaaaactctgtatgatcccctgcagtgcagatccctcctctgagcagccccctcacctcctctcccacccaggaaagcctctgccctcagggccggaggctccaaggcatgaagcagctcctgtgcagccagagctccagttccctctgcagagcacaggggctgagagcagctgcccagcaatggtggtgtgtgggaggtggctgcacagctggggaagggtgacactgtctgagtgcccggctgcctctgccctggcctctctcacacccaccctcacctcattttccttcttgctccactgctctgggtcactgctgttgtgatctggttcttgctgtcaggctctctggggatgggagtttcagctgcagagtcacagcctgatcttgtgggtcctttcctgcagctgtgtccatgggaacaggtgtcccagctttcctctgacctatggggctgtgggcaatgcagtctgtggggctggggaatgagctgagtctccctgaatcaaatgccatcattaggacacttggatatctcctgggGGTTTCCTTAGAAGCTCTGAACTACCCTCTAGGAAGCAAACCGgtcctacagcatctgtgtGTTATCTGAAAGCTCCATGAAGAATCGCAGAGCTGCTGcgacagagaaaatgctgttgggtttgtgagatGAGTGGTTTCCAGGCTAAACATGGgatgctgagaccttaggaGAGGGTGAGACATGTTGCGGTCTGAGGTGGattcctctgctctcagcagtgcctggtggcttttcagggtaacatgggagtgtgatcaccatctcagaaaggtgccagcccagggcagctggaacAAGAGAGAGGGACAGATGAGCTGCcatcactctgcactgacccacaggcatcctctggtctcgcaggactcgctctgttctccctgggTGCAGCAGAAATGGTGAGGGTTTCTGAAacccaagaacactccccagggtggaaggggagaaggagctgtagaaacagcaaacctctcaaactcagtttctcaagtctgggggtacagatgctgacagtcccttctgcaccaggagcagttccatctgacaaagctgaaccccaggactggcccctgccccacccaatcacacagggtcaggctgactcctcaagagcccctgggcagagaccctgctcttcattgcacactcatcaagcactggcgagggctccagccaggatgttctcctgaaaaagaaaagtatctCTTTGTGTGACAGGGTGGGTGGTTCTGTGGGATATGGCTTTggttttcccagagaagtctcatctaaaccatCACTGTTTTCTCCTCCATGCACAGGTCCTTGTGTTCACAGGCGGAGCAAATacccaacagcagctccatcacccagttcctcctcctggcattcacagacacacgggagctgcagctcttgcacttctggctcttcctgggcatctacctggctgccctcctgggcaacggcctcatcatcaccaccatagcctgtgaccagcacctccacacccccatgtacttcttcctcatcaacctcgccctccttgacctgggctccatctccaccattctcCCCAAGTTCATGGCCAGTTCCctctgggataccagggtcatttcctttgcaggatgtgctgcccaggtcttctttgtatgtttcttatttggtgcagagtattaTATACTCACCGTGAtggcctatgaccgctacgttgccatctgcaaacccctgcactacgggaccctcctgggcagcagagcttgtgtccacatggcagcagctgcctgggccactgggtttctcagtgctctgctgcacacagccaatacattttcactgccgctctgcaaaggcaatgctgtggaccagttcttctgtgaaatcccccagatcctcaaactctcctgctcaaactcctacctcagcGAACTTGGGCTTATTATGGTTAGTGCCTGTTTAGTTtttatgtgtttcattttcatcttgctgtcctatgtgcagatcttgagggccgtgctgaggatcccctctgagcagggacggcacaaagccttttccacgtgcctccctcacctggccgtggtctccctgtttgtcagcactctCATTTTTGCCTACATGAAGCCCCACTCTGTCTCCTCCCCATTGCTCAACTGGGTGgtttctgttctgtactcagtggtacCTCCAGGAGTTaatcccctcatctacagcatgaggaaccaggagctcaaagATGCACTGAGGAAGGTGATtcaatcatttttttctcagcacgTGTaagatgtttctttcttttcagaaattatttgcaattCATTTTTGAACTTCCTGTGTTGTTGAAATTTTATCTGTGACACATCTTTTTGTCCAGGATTGTCTACATCCACTCCAGTTTGCCAGAAGCATGAGCCCAACCTTGTCTGAGCCATGTCCTCtgatttgttgtttgttttgtttttttttatttttctggcatGATGTTACAAATGGCCTCCTGTGTCACATATTTGGAATAAAATGGACTTAGTCGGTGCTGGTGTCTGCAGGTTGGGCTCTTCTTCAAAAGTGAAGGTCAGGAATAGGCTTAAGATATAGCCCCTCTAAGccttctgctgtgctgtgtttcgtcctgggcacagggcaggagaacATGCGGGGATGTGTTCAGGAATGAGCCTTCACGTGTGGGTGCCCACTGCCAATGGAAATGGTGCACGATCGGCAGGGGTATAACTGGGACTGTCTCTCTGTGGCTTTTGGGCACAactgcctggcagagcagcaccgCCACCTCAGGTCCATCCCCAAGATGGCAtccctggagaagagcagaccTGTTTCTGCATGCATGAGTTCGAGCAGGCTGTTCTGTCACTGGTGCGGCAGGAGAGTCCTGGAAAGTCCCCAGGTCACACGTCTTGTGCTCAGGTGAGTGACTGGCTCAGTGGGGCTGCCACAATTGGGCAATAAGGATCTCTCTGAAACAAGAGCAGCAGACACAGGGAGACACTGGCCTCCATCTCCTCATGCCATGgctgagcccagccctggggctgatGGGGAGAATGACCCTCTTCtctgcccccagcagctgctgtgcccttcagaggggctggggctgtggagtgagtgcccagagctctgcagccccctgcGCTGGGCACGGCCGTGGGGCCAGCCCAgactgggctgctctgctgggctgggctggagagaaatgggctgtggggagagctggggaggggctgtgctgagctggaaAGTGCCCGGGAGAGGAAAAAGACCATTGTATAGCTTGGGGCCACGGGTGGCACTGTATGCAGTGGAGGGGTTGGAATGCATGGAGCTGACGGTTGGCGATGGCAAAGCTGAGAGCCTCTGGCTGGGTAAGGACTAAGggtcagaaaaataaagcagatgttgTAATGGAAGTCTACTATACGCCATCCAGCCACAATGATGACACTGATGAGTTATTCTTCAAGGAACTGAGCGAAGCCTCCAAGCCATCTGCCCTTGTCCTTATGGGAGACTTCGACTTGCCAGATGTCAACTAggaatatcacacagctggcaccaacaggtccagaagattcctaaagCATCTGGACGATAACTTCTTGGTGCAGGTACTGAGAGAGCCGACCAGGAAAGGTGGATTCCTAGGTTTGATTCTCACTAACAGAGAAGGTCTCATGGGAGAAGTGGCAACTGGtggctcccttggccacagcGACCACGAAGCATCAGGTTTAAAATCTCTGCTAATGTGTTCATTTTGCTGTCTTATGCGCAGATATTGagagctgtgctgaggatcccctctgagcagggacagcccaAAGCCTTTTCTACCTGCCTCCTTCACCCTGTATGTCAGCACTGCCACGTtttcccacctgaagccccATTCCATCTCCTGtccttccctggacctggtggtgtctgttctgtactcagtggtgcctccagcagtgaaccccctcatctacagcatgaggacCCAGGAGCTCAAGGACTCCATTAGGAAAGTGATTTCATGGGTGTCTGTCAATACTGAGAAACTTCCCATCACTCTCCACAAATAATATATGATACATCCCACTGCAGGCCTGTACcccatttattattttatccttttaattttttttagcattacCTGTATTGTTATTTgtagttattatttttctgtataattATTTGTATTCAGCTTACTCTCATGAGAAATGAACCCAGTATGATTTGAAAACATCTGAAACCTCTGTAAGTACTTTTCTAACACTGTGTCAGTGCTGACTCTCTCATagcatttctgtaataaaatgaCACCTCCAGAGTGCAGTTCCTCAAGATTTGGTCGTTCTGCCAGAGCAGCTTTCAACAACAGACCCAGGATTTTCACTCAAAAGGGCCTGAGGAAAAAACTTGTTGTCACGTTGGTAGCTGATAGACAACAAAGGTGTGATTTAAGACACAACCCTTGttgtctgttgacagtggagatggggAGTGGTCATGAGATACAGTCAGACTGGGCTGTCCCAGTGCATGATGGGCcagaggacaatcctccaggagaggaatctggagctgcccGGAGAGCCCATGAGATACACACGGACCAGgtgtgcctgaggtgggcagtgacaggaccccacagagtgagacatTGCCCAAGGTGGGGTCaagcaaagggaaagcactaaatgcaggtatctacagggaaacaaagatggacACAGACAATCTGACACAGACCAGCTCCAACAGGCAACAGTACCTTCACAGCCACCgcaccaacagcagcacttacacaaccatgagcaacagaactgaccctgtcctgttgccCCTCTCAGACTGATCTGGTGTGAAGGTTGCACGAGTGGTCTGTACATTCCAGGTAGAACTTACCGTCAGTTTCACACACCCCTGTGGTCCCTCCAGTGTGGACCTAGGGTTTGGGTcagcccagactcagagatattacccaCTTGGACAGTCCAACCCTGGGTTTCTCCAGATCCTCgggtcctcctcctccttgctagcCTCACTTAGAATTGACCAAGAAGGTGTGTACGTGCCATCACACCCAAACGCACACACAATAGTGAGCCCACTCACACGGCaaggagccaggagcagagtttaATTAGTTTTGTAGTTTAACTCCgacaggcagctcagcaccatATAGTCTGTCactcactgccccacagcaggatgAGGTGGAGgatcagaaacacaaaaaaaaactcatgggttgagataaagatgGTTTtataggtaaagcaaaatctatgcatgtaatcaaagaaaaccaaggaatCAGGAGGAGGATGTTCAACTATCCTCAGAAAAGCCACGCTCCATCACAtataatggttacttgggaacacaaatgccatcactccaaatgtcctcccctcctttcttctcccagattttattgttGACTATGGTATCACATGTGGTGGAACACGCCCTTGGTCAGTTtggttcagctgtcccagccatgtcccctcccaatttcttgtgcacccccaaccCACATGCTGTTGGGgttggtgtgagaagcagaaaaccccttgatactgtgcaagcactgctcagcaatgactgaaacatTGGGGTGGGACCAACACTATTTCCATCACAAATGTAAAACGAACTCATACAAGTTGCTATGAAGATAAGTAACTCTATCCCAACTGAAACCAGTCTaataagcaggacagaccatggtgATCAGGCAGGGGATTTGGCCAGaacagcactgaccagccacctccccacggACAGCTTGTTTCTTGAaccccccctcctccccactcttccacagATGGCTATTTCCACGATCCAAATTTCTCTGCCCCGATCCCCTCACAATTCATAACcatcatcagttactttttccccagtggGCTCAGGTTTTCTCCATTTGCACTCAAATTTGATAGTTTGGATTCCGTTGCCTTGGTCCTCTGGGACTTCGGTGGCATCACCAGTGGCTCCTCCAGGCACTGATGGCCTTGCAAGACTTGACTGCCCGGacagtccccagtgctcccctctCTGCAGTTTTGCCAACCTGGTCTcatctgcagccacctgtgagGCCCAGCTGGGACACACGGAGCTGCCCATACTGCTGGTCCCTTCTCACAtccctcagcttctcatgcatgtCCCACAGTTTCCCATGGCACGTACAGGTGGTTTcaccccagggcagggcctcACCAGGGGCTcactcatctttctgcagccttcccgTCTGGTGTCCTTGATGACCTCATGATACCTGCCTACCTCTGGCCAATCACATTGCTCTCATGAGGTGACATCACAAGTAACAAGTAACAAtcagcactgctgggggtgTTTCCCAGCATCCAGGTGACATCACTAGGCCTGTCTCACCACGTGCCCAGTTGGGTTGTTTCCAAAGATGTGACTTCAAAATCTACCTCCCTCCCATGATGCCTCATCTtgcatcatcctcttctggcaccaggggTCACCTCACAGCCAACTTCCCAGACACTGCCCCtttacctgcctctcctcttttctACCCAGCACTGtcgtttctgctgggcaggcagcaacacgctccccatggggactgcagagccctggtgggacagctcagTGGTGGGAGGGCAGCCATGGATgggcagggctcctcaggaaggcaggCGGGTGGATGAAGAGGTGGagatgagctctgtgcagaggggagCCTGGTGTGCACAGAGCCTTGCCTTGGAGGAAGCCTCATGGTCACAGGTCCTCGATTACATGGCAAGTTGGACCATCTCTTggtctgctgggagggcagcagggctgggcacaagcAACCCAGGAGATTCCTGCAGGGTGTGGAAGAAAGCATTTTGAGACAAACACTGGATGAGCTGAATAGGGCTGGTCTCTTACTGACAGACAAGGTTGTTCAGGCTGGGGATCTAAGGATGAGAGCAgccatggctgcagtgaccaaGCGATGGTGGAGAAGGAGGACGactgcagaacaacagtgcAGTCCTGCAAGAGAGCTGATTTCAGTTAGCTGAGGATCTCCTTGGGTTGTCCCAAAGAACAAACGGGCTGTTAAACTCTGTTGGATCTTCAGGGGCAATGTCCTCAAAGCCCAGGAAGAAACCAATCTGATGGTCAGGGAGTCAAGCAGGGCCTGGCAAGAGGTCAGCTTGAGTGCACAGCGACCCCCTGACTTAGgagatcaaacagcagaaggacgtgcagggaggctggaggggaacaggctgcccaggagacagacagacagacacctggcctgggtgtgcagggatggagccagcaaagccaacgctgagcagtggctgaaaTGGCCATGCGAGGGGAAGGCATCCAGGAGGGCTTCTCCAAAGATATTGTCAGCACAAGcaaggcagctgagggaaccctGGTCTCAGTC
Coding sequences within it:
- the LOC135993596 gene encoding olfactory receptor 14J1-like, whose translation is MSNSSSITQFLLLPFTDTQELQLLPFWLFLGIYLAALLGNGLIITTIACDQQLHTPMYFFLLNLALLDLGSISTTLPKSMANSLWDTRAIYYAGCAAQVFFVCFLFGAEYYILTVMAYDRYVAICKPLHYGTLLGSRACVHMAAAAWATGFLSALLHTANTFSLPLCKGNAVDQFFCEIPQILKLSCSNSYLSELGLIMVSACLVFMCFIFILLSYVQILRAVLRIPSEQGRHKAFSTCLPHLAVVSLFVSTLIFAYLKPHSISCPSLDLVVSVLYSVVPPAVNPLIYSMRTQELKDSIRKVISWVSVNTEKLPITLHK